The proteins below come from a single Pandoraea apista genomic window:
- a CDS encoding AMP nucleosidase: MSEQEPVHATRSITDPVEAVAYLKTIYDANTAYLRAAFERFSTQKDQARRVSAHYPFIRITTEDITQLDKRLSYGFVSGPGSYQTTVTRPDLFESYYIEQLRRLAHNHGVAFEVGVSDEPIPVHFAYQDGVYLEGDLDQTHLRAMRTVFDVPDLATMDDSIVNGTRDPLPDEILPLALFTAPRVDYSLHRLRHYTATSPENFQNYVLFTNYQFYIDEFVELGRELMSASDDPATREYRSQYTAFVEPGNVTHWNQNIGVRDSQGTPPPRLPQMPAYHLVRPDNTGITMVNIGVGPSNAKTITDHIAVLRPHAWIMLGHCAGLRNSQRLGDYCLAHGYVREDHVLDDDLPLWVPVPPLAEVQVALERAVADVTQLDDFELKRVMRTGTVVTVDNRNWELRDHREPVQRMSQSRAIALDMESATIAANGFRFRVPYGTLLCVSDKPLHGELKLPGMADRFYRERVDQHLKIGVKAMELLRDNGLDRLHSRKLRSFNEVAFQ, from the coding sequence ATGTCTGAACAAGAACCGGTCCACGCCACCCGATCGATTACGGATCCGGTGGAAGCCGTTGCCTACCTGAAGACGATTTACGACGCCAATACGGCATACCTTCGTGCCGCTTTCGAGCGTTTTTCCACACAGAAAGATCAGGCGCGGCGTGTGAGCGCGCATTACCCGTTCATCCGCATCACCACCGAAGACATCACCCAACTGGACAAACGCCTGTCGTACGGCTTTGTTTCCGGCCCGGGCAGCTATCAGACGACGGTCACGCGACCGGACCTGTTCGAGAGCTATTACATCGAGCAGCTCCGGCGTCTCGCTCACAATCATGGGGTGGCGTTTGAAGTCGGTGTCTCCGACGAGCCGATTCCCGTGCACTTCGCCTATCAGGACGGTGTGTACCTCGAAGGCGATCTCGATCAAACGCACTTGCGCGCCATGCGCACGGTCTTCGACGTGCCCGATCTGGCCACAATGGACGACAGTATCGTGAACGGCACACGCGATCCGCTGCCCGACGAGATCCTGCCGCTCGCGTTGTTCACCGCGCCGCGTGTCGACTACTCGCTGCACCGTCTGCGCCATTACACGGCAACGTCGCCCGAGAACTTCCAGAACTACGTGCTCTTCACGAACTACCAGTTCTATATCGACGAGTTCGTGGAGCTGGGCCGGGAGTTGATGAGTGCAAGCGACGATCCCGCCACGCGCGAGTATCGTAGCCAGTACACCGCATTCGTGGAGCCGGGCAATGTCACGCACTGGAACCAGAACATTGGAGTGCGCGACTCGCAGGGCACGCCGCCACCGCGCCTGCCGCAGATGCCGGCGTATCACCTCGTGCGCCCGGACAACACCGGCATCACGATGGTGAACATCGGCGTAGGGCCGTCCAATGCGAAGACCATCACCGATCACATTGCCGTGCTGCGCCCGCACGCCTGGATCATGCTGGGACACTGTGCCGGACTGCGTAACTCCCAGCGTCTGGGCGACTACTGCCTGGCACACGGGTATGTGCGTGAGGACCACGTGCTCGACGACGATCTGCCGCTGTGGGTACCTGTGCCGCCGCTGGCCGAGGTGCAGGTCGCGCTGGAGCGCGCGGTCGCCGACGTCACGCAACTCGACGATTTCGAACTCAAGCGCGTGATGCGCACGGGCACGGTCGTTACCGTCGATAACCGCAACTGGGAGTTGCGCGATCACCGTGAGCCGGTTCAGCGCATGAGCCAGAGCCGTGCGATTGCGCTCGACATGGAAAGTGCGACCATCGCGGCGAACGGTTTCCGCTTCCGTGTGCCCTACGGCACGTTGCTATGCGTGAGCGACAAGCCGCTGCATGGCGAACTGAAGTTGCCCGGCATGGCGGACCGGTTCTATCGCGAGCGTGTCGACCAGCATCTGAAGATCGGCGTGAAAGCGATGGAGCTATTGCGCGATAACGGTCTGGATCGTCTGCACAGCCGCAAACTGCGCAGTTTCAACGAAGTCGCATTCCAGTAA
- a CDS encoding dodecin, with amino-acid sequence MTNHVYKQIELTGSSPKSIDDAVRCAIERASKTLRNLNWFEIIETRGHIEDGKVAHWQVTLKVGVRLED; translated from the coding sequence ATGACGAATCACGTGTACAAGCAGATCGAGCTGACCGGCTCGTCGCCCAAGTCCATCGACGATGCCGTCAGGTGCGCCATCGAGCGCGCGAGCAAGACGCTGCGCAATCTGAACTGGTTCGAAATCATCGAGACACGCGGCCATATCGAGGACGGTAAGGTTGCCCACTGGCAGGTCACTCTCAAGGTTGGTGTGCGACTGGAGGACTGA
- a CDS encoding MarR family winged helix-turn-helix transcriptional regulator: MKVSDSAQRFGFLVADVQRLFGRRFEQFARRTLPMTRAQCRVLVYLTVNRGVSQTVLADILETPPQTLARMLDHMEDAGWLRRRPDARDPRIERLFVTRAAVAQLQVARMLSDEVRNEALHGLTAFETVQLMQLLQKVRRNLTNVVPTPLDTVVPAMLRRDPAACEPDDTHAASHPIADAGDDISECTDLRPQ; encoded by the coding sequence ATGAAAGTGTCCGATTCCGCCCAACGTTTCGGCTTTCTCGTGGCAGACGTTCAGCGTCTGTTCGGGCGCCGCTTCGAGCAGTTTGCGCGACGCACGCTGCCGATGACGCGTGCGCAATGTCGTGTGCTCGTCTATCTCACTGTCAATCGCGGTGTGAGTCAGACCGTGCTGGCCGACATTCTCGAAACCCCGCCGCAAACGCTCGCCCGCATGCTCGATCACATGGAAGACGCCGGGTGGTTGCGACGGCGTCCCGATGCCCGCGATCCGCGCATCGAACGTTTGTTCGTCACGCGCGCGGCCGTTGCACAGTTGCAGGTGGCCCGCATGCTTTCCGATGAAGTGCGCAACGAAGCGCTGCACGGGCTGACCGCGTTCGAGACGGTGCAACTCATGCAATTGCTGCAAAAAGTCCGCCGCAATCTCACGAATGTCGTGCCAACGCCGCTCGACACCGTGGTGCCGGCCATGCTGCGCCGCGATCCGGCGGCTTGCGAGCCCGACGACACCCACGCGGCGTCTCACCCTATCGCGGACGCCGGCGACGACATATCGGAATGCACCGACTTGCGGCCGCAGTAG
- a CDS encoding bifunctional transcriptional regulator/glucokinase: MSSGARNNPPHVSGPRLLADIGGTNARFALEIAPGDLVEIRDYACDDYSGVLEVIRAYLDAADHAEPVQHAAIAIANPIEGDEIRMTNRDWHFSIEATRRALGFETLLVVNDFTALAMALPYLSDTQKRQVGEGEPQPNGVIGLLGPGTGVGVSGLIPAGDRWIALGSEGGHTTFAPADEREIDVLRYAWKHFPHVSFERLVAGPGMALVYQALALRAGRDVKPLETPAIVSLAQDGDALARETVDCFCAMLGTLAGNVAVSLGAVGGVYLGGGVIPKLGKLFEDSPFRRRFEAKGRFEAYLKKIPTYVITADHPAFLGTSAILAEQLGTHAAGAGALIDRLHRLRDRLSPAEQRVAELTLKQPRALLAEPVSEIARLARVSQPTVIRFCRKLGCQGLSDFKLKLASALTGTLPVRHGQVHVGDSAAEFSAKVLDNTVSSILQMREHLDARTVEAAVTLLDGAHRIEFYGLGNSGVIAQDAHYKFFRFGMPTIAYGDPYLLQASAGLLGEGDVVVAISASGRSADLNRAVDIAVARGAKVIALTARNSPLARKATLVLPNDHVETMGAHVTMIARILHLAAIDVLAVGVAIRRAGPGAETAGEGALDWLGHGSGQDSGTAAAA; encoded by the coding sequence ATGTCTTCTGGAGCGAGGAATAATCCGCCGCATGTGAGCGGTCCGCGACTGCTGGCCGATATCGGGGGCACCAATGCCCGTTTCGCGCTGGAGATTGCGCCCGGCGATCTCGTCGAAATCCGGGACTATGCCTGCGACGATTATTCCGGCGTTCTCGAAGTCATCCGGGCCTATCTCGACGCGGCCGATCACGCCGAGCCCGTGCAGCACGCCGCGATTGCCATCGCCAATCCGATCGAAGGCGACGAGATTCGCATGACGAACCGCGACTGGCACTTCTCGATCGAGGCGACGCGTCGCGCGCTGGGCTTCGAGACCTTGCTGGTCGTCAACGATTTCACTGCGCTCGCGATGGCGCTCCCTTATCTCTCCGATACGCAGAAGCGACAGGTCGGCGAGGGCGAACCCCAGCCCAATGGCGTGATCGGCTTGCTTGGCCCGGGCACCGGGGTTGGCGTGTCGGGCCTCATTCCGGCCGGCGATCGCTGGATTGCGCTCGGCAGCGAAGGCGGCCACACGACCTTTGCCCCGGCGGATGAACGCGAAATCGATGTGCTGCGATATGCATGGAAGCACTTCCCGCATGTGTCGTTCGAGCGGCTCGTGGCGGGACCCGGCATGGCGCTCGTCTACCAGGCGCTGGCGCTGCGGGCAGGGCGTGACGTGAAACCGCTCGAGACGCCTGCCATCGTGAGCCTTGCACAAGACGGCGACGCGCTCGCGCGCGAGACGGTCGATTGTTTCTGCGCGATGCTGGGCACCCTCGCCGGCAATGTCGCGGTATCGCTGGGCGCCGTTGGCGGGGTGTATCTGGGCGGTGGCGTGATCCCGAAGCTGGGCAAGTTGTTCGAGGACTCGCCCTTTCGCCGACGCTTCGAGGCGAAGGGGCGTTTCGAAGCCTATCTGAAGAAGATTCCAACGTACGTCATCACAGCCGATCACCCGGCATTCCTCGGCACGTCGGCCATTCTTGCCGAGCAACTCGGTACGCATGCGGCGGGTGCGGGCGCGCTGATCGACCGTCTGCATCGCCTGCGCGATCGGCTGAGTCCGGCCGAACAACGGGTGGCGGAACTCACGCTCAAGCAACCGCGTGCACTGCTCGCGGAGCCCGTGTCGGAGATCGCACGTCTGGCGCGGGTGAGTCAGCCCACCGTCATACGTTTTTGCCGCAAGCTTGGCTGTCAGGGGCTTTCGGACTTCAAGCTCAAGCTCGCGAGCGCGTTGACCGGCACGCTGCCGGTGCGTCACGGACAGGTGCACGTAGGCGACTCGGCGGCGGAGTTCAGCGCCAAGGTGCTTGATAACACCGTGTCGTCGATTCTCCAGATGCGTGAGCACCTCGACGCACGAACGGTTGAGGCGGCCGTTACGCTGCTCGATGGGGCACACCGCATCGAGTTCTACGGGCTGGGTAATTCCGGCGTGATTGCGCAGGACGCTCACTACAAGTTCTTTCGCTTCGGCATGCCGACCATCGCCTATGGCGACCCGTATCTGTTGCAGGCGTCGGCGGGGTTGCTGGGGGAGGGCGACGTGGTGGTCGCCATTTCCGCATCGGGGCGCTCCGCAGACCTGAATCGTGCCGTCGACATTGCGGTGGCGCGTGGGGCAAAGGTCATTGCGCTGACGGCACGCAACTCGCCGCTGGCGCGCAAGGCGACGCTGGTGCTGCCGAACGACCACGTCGAGACGATGGGCGCTCATGTGACGATGATCGCGCGAATTCTGCATCTCGCGGCCATTGACGTGCTGGCGGTCGGCGTCGCGATTCGTCGCGCCGGTCCCGGCGCGGAGACGGCAGGCGAAGGCGCGCTTGACTGGCTCGGGCATGGCAGCGGTCAGGACTCGGGCACGGCGGCCGCGGCCTGA
- the pgl gene encoding 6-phosphogluconolactonase: MIHWRIFPTREAQAQALANAVVAGLDDALTIRPRALLAVSGGTSPQAFLSQLARLPVAWRDIAITLVDDRWVPPTHTDSNARLVSDALLPGATGAQWLPLVDTATDAALQVQTLNDTWTHGVPQVCVLGMGEDGHTASLFADAPQWHDAITTRRKFVLVQPQRAPHLRVSWSLTALAACERLFLQIQGPAKRKVLEAAQTEEQDNAISRLIHREGVKIDVFWSEE; this comes from the coding sequence ATGATTCACTGGCGCATATTCCCCACGCGCGAAGCGCAGGCACAGGCGCTCGCCAATGCCGTCGTCGCGGGGCTCGACGACGCTCTGACCATTCGTCCGCGTGCGTTGCTGGCCGTGTCAGGCGGCACAAGTCCCCAAGCGTTTCTCTCTCAACTGGCGCGCTTACCCGTAGCGTGGCGAGACATTGCCATCACCCTCGTCGACGACCGGTGGGTGCCGCCCACGCACACCGATAGCAACGCGCGCCTTGTCTCCGATGCGCTGTTGCCCGGCGCCACGGGCGCGCAGTGGTTACCGCTTGTCGATACGGCGACCGACGCCGCGCTGCAAGTGCAAACACTTAACGACACCTGGACGCATGGCGTGCCGCAGGTGTGTGTGCTCGGCATGGGCGAGGACGGTCATACCGCGTCGCTGTTCGCCGACGCGCCGCAATGGCACGACGCCATTACCACCCGCCGCAAGTTCGTGCTCGTGCAGCCACAGCGCGCGCCGCATTTGCGCGTGTCGTGGTCGCTCACGGCACTGGCGGCTTGCGAGCGTCTCTTCTTGCAGATTCAGGGGCCCGCCAAGCGCAAAGTGCTCGAAGCTGCGCAAACCGAGGAACAGGACAACGCCATCTCCCGGCTGATCCACCGAGAAGGAGTGAAGATCGATGTCTTCTGGAGCGAGGAATAA
- the zwf gene encoding glucose-6-phosphate dehydrogenase: protein MNTPSPYTFVLFGATGDLSLRKVLPALFRAFRTGQLGSDAATDTGHILAISRKPMDADSYRAWCEAHARAHIKPDVWDEDAWKRFLATIDYMPLDLGRKEEFDALAGRLSQRKGVRIFYLATGPSLFIPICEGLRSAGLNENSRIVLEKPLGHDLASSVAINDAVGASFREDQIYRIDHYLGKEAVQNLLALRFGNAIFEPLWRRELIESIQITIAEAIGVEGRGEFYEQTGALRDMVQNHLLQLLAIVAMEPPLSMDADAVRDEKLRVLRSLRPLDDETVARNVVRGQYGGGAIDKSAVPAYVDEPGVPPDSQTETFVALKTEIDNWRWAGVPFFLRTGKRLGERVAEIVVNYRATPYPLLGEATTHPGANRLVIRLQPNESIRLYCLAKQPGEGMNLQSVHLDLAFDQFFKGHRMDAYERLLLDVINGRLALFVRRDEQEQAWRWVAPIQAYWSRQHKGPKRYAAGTWGPPAASALLAQYGTSWVEEDI, encoded by the coding sequence ATGAACACGCCTTCACCCTATACCTTTGTGTTGTTCGGCGCCACCGGCGATTTGTCGCTGCGCAAAGTGCTGCCGGCCCTGTTCCGGGCGTTCCGCACGGGCCAGTTGGGCTCGGACGCCGCGACCGATACCGGCCACATACTGGCCATCTCCCGCAAGCCGATGGATGCCGACTCGTATCGTGCGTGGTGCGAGGCGCATGCCCGCGCGCACATCAAGCCCGACGTCTGGGACGAGGACGCCTGGAAGCGTTTTCTCGCCACCATCGACTATATGCCGCTCGACCTGGGCCGCAAGGAGGAGTTTGATGCGCTGGCCGGGCGCTTGTCGCAGCGCAAGGGCGTCCGCATTTTTTATCTGGCGACGGGGCCGTCGCTGTTCATTCCCATCTGCGAGGGGCTGCGCAGTGCCGGGCTGAACGAGAACAGCCGTATCGTGCTCGAGAAGCCGCTGGGGCACGATCTGGCCTCGTCGGTGGCGATCAACGACGCCGTGGGCGCGAGCTTCCGTGAAGACCAGATCTACCGCATCGATCACTACCTCGGGAAAGAGGCGGTGCAGAACCTGCTTGCGCTGCGTTTCGGCAACGCGATCTTCGAGCCGCTGTGGCGGCGCGAATTGATCGAGAGCATTCAGATCACGATTGCCGAGGCGATCGGGGTCGAAGGGCGCGGCGAGTTCTACGAACAGACAGGTGCCCTGCGCGATATGGTGCAGAACCATTTGCTGCAACTGCTGGCCATCGTGGCGATGGAACCGCCGCTGTCGATGGACGCCGACGCCGTGCGCGACGAGAAGCTGCGTGTCTTGCGCTCGCTGCGCCCGCTCGACGACGAAACGGTCGCGCGCAACGTAGTGCGCGGCCAGTACGGCGGGGGCGCTATCGACAAGTCGGCGGTGCCTGCGTATGTCGACGAGCCGGGGGTGCCGCCCGACAGTCAGACGGAAACGTTCGTCGCCCTCAAGACCGAGATCGACAACTGGCGCTGGGCTGGCGTGCCGTTCTTCCTGCGCACCGGCAAGCGCCTCGGCGAGCGGGTGGCGGAGATTGTCGTCAACTATCGCGCGACGCCCTATCCGCTGCTGGGCGAGGCAACCACGCACCCCGGCGCCAATCGATTGGTGATCCGCCTTCAGCCGAACGAATCGATTCGCCTCTACTGTCTGGCGAAGCAGCCGGGCGAGGGGATGAACCTGCAATCGGTCCACCTCGATCTGGCGTTCGATCAGTTCTTCAAAGGACACCGGATGGATGCGTACGAGCGTTTGTTGCTCGATGTCATCAACGGGCGTCTGGCGCTCTTCGTGCGGCGAGACGAGCAGGAGCAGGCGTGGCGTTGGGTCGCGCCGATTCAGGCGTACTGGTCGCGTCAGCATAAGGGGCCGAAACGTTACGCCGCCGGCACCTGGGGGCCGCCCGCTGCCAGCGCCTTGCTGGCGCAGTACGGCACGAGCTGGGTCGAAGAGGATATTTGA
- the edd gene encoding phosphogluconate dehydratase, whose translation MTQPSHNVSLHPVVQRVTERLIERSRPSRQAYLEGVSRAAQGQPGREKLGCANLAHALAAAPADDRLKIRSERTPNIGIVTAYNDMLSAHAPFVEFPDIIKSAARAHGASAQVAGGVPAMCDGVTQGYAGMELSLFSRDVIAMASVVALSHQMFDAAMFLGVCDKIVPGLVIAAQAFGHLPAVFAPAGPMPSGLPNDEKSRIRQEYAAGRITRAALLDAELAAYHTEGTCTFYGTANSNQMLMEFMGLHLPGASFVNPHTPLRHALTQAATARAVALAKSGITTSQILDERAFVNGVVGLLATGGSTNHTLHLVAMAHAGGILLDWQDFSDLSDVTPMLAHVYPSGKADVNQFHAAGGLNFLIRELLDAGFLHNDVTTVMGHGLRSYTQEAVLHDDVLSWQDAPEASLDESIVRPAARPFAREGGLRMLEGNLGRAVIKSSAVKPEHQKVRAPARVFSDQESAQAAFKAGELTRDVVVVVRFQGPRANGMPELHKLMPMLGLLQDEGHHVALVTDGRMSGASGKVPAAIHLSPEAEQGGMLARVQDGDIIVIDCEKNVLHCEVDDVTLAARTPEPMPQRPFDPWRNVFRRFRDNVGAAPHGACVLFNDAEYPKEH comes from the coding sequence ATGACTCAGCCTTCGCATAACGTGTCGCTGCATCCGGTGGTCCAACGCGTGACCGAGCGCCTCATCGAGCGCAGCCGGCCGTCCCGTCAGGCGTATCTGGAAGGTGTCTCGCGCGCCGCGCAGGGGCAGCCGGGACGCGAGAAGCTGGGGTGCGCCAATCTGGCACACGCGTTGGCCGCAGCCCCTGCCGACGACCGCCTCAAGATACGCTCCGAGCGCACTCCCAACATTGGTATCGTCACCGCGTACAACGATATGCTTTCGGCGCACGCACCGTTCGTGGAGTTCCCCGACATCATCAAGTCTGCGGCACGCGCCCACGGCGCGAGCGCACAGGTCGCGGGCGGCGTGCCCGCGATGTGCGATGGCGTGACGCAGGGCTACGCAGGGATGGAGCTGTCGCTGTTCTCTCGCGACGTGATCGCCATGGCTTCGGTGGTTGCGCTCTCGCATCAGATGTTCGATGCCGCCATGTTCCTCGGCGTGTGTGACAAGATCGTGCCGGGGCTGGTGATCGCTGCGCAGGCGTTCGGCCATCTGCCTGCCGTGTTCGCCCCGGCGGGCCCGATGCCCTCGGGGCTGCCCAACGATGAGAAATCGCGCATCCGGCAGGAATATGCCGCCGGGCGTATCACGCGCGCGGCGCTGCTCGACGCCGAACTCGCCGCATATCACACGGAAGGCACCTGCACGTTTTACGGCACGGCGAACAGCAATCAGATGCTCATGGAGTTCATGGGGCTGCATCTGCCGGGTGCGTCGTTCGTCAATCCACATACGCCGCTGCGACATGCGCTCACGCAGGCCGCAACCGCCCGCGCCGTAGCGCTCGCGAAGTCCGGCATCACTACCTCGCAGATTCTCGATGAACGGGCGTTCGTCAACGGCGTTGTCGGTTTGCTCGCGACGGGCGGATCGACGAACCACACGCTGCACCTCGTCGCCATGGCGCACGCGGGCGGCATTCTGCTCGACTGGCAAGACTTCTCCGATCTATCGGATGTCACGCCGATGCTCGCGCATGTCTATCCGAGCGGCAAGGCCGATGTGAACCAGTTTCACGCCGCCGGCGGTCTGAACTTCCTCATCCGCGAACTGCTCGACGCCGGTTTTCTGCATAACGACGTCACCACGGTGATGGGCCACGGTCTTCGCTCGTACACGCAGGAAGCTGTCCTGCACGACGACGTGCTCTCCTGGCAAGACGCTCCCGAAGCGAGCCTCGACGAGAGCATCGTCCGGCCGGCGGCCAGACCGTTTGCACGCGAAGGCGGGTTGCGCATGCTCGAAGGCAATCTCGGACGCGCCGTCATCAAATCGTCTGCCGTCAAACCGGAACATCAGAAGGTGCGCGCCCCGGCACGCGTATTTTCCGATCAGGAGTCGGCACAAGCCGCGTTCAAGGCGGGAGAGTTGACGCGCGACGTGGTCGTGGTCGTGCGCTTCCAGGGGCCGCGCGCGAACGGTATGCCGGAGTTGCACAAGCTCATGCCGATGCTGGGCCTGCTTCAGGATGAGGGCCATCATGTGGCGCTCGTGACCGACGGGCGAATGTCCGGCGCGTCGGGCAAAGTGCCGGCGGCCATTCACCTCTCGCCGGAAGCGGAGCAAGGCGGCATGCTCGCGCGGGTGCAGGACGGCGACATCATCGTCATCGACTGTGAAAAGAACGTGCTGCATTGTGAAGTCGACGATGTCACGCTCGCAGCGCGTACGCCGGAGCCTATGCCGCAACGCCCCTTCGATCCGTGGCGTAATGTGTTCCGGCGCTTCCGCGATAACGTCGGCGCAGCGCCGCACGGCGCCTGCGTGCTGTTCAACGACGCGGAGTATCCGAAGGAGCACTGA
- the dapA gene encoding 4-hydroxy-tetrahydrodipicolinate synthase, which yields MNTAIFEGVWIPLVTPMTGANGAQIDRNAFARLVDYYLAAGVNGLVVAGTTGEGTLLNDDERRWLVETACHLAYGHAPVVAGVGAADTANAAHQIRSIEDLPLAGYLVPPPYYLRPSQEGILWHYRTLAAGTRKPLVLYNVPLRTGVTLGVDTIRELASHDAFAAIKECDAHPLLHLPSQVTMRVLCGDDMQLLPALQAGAAGCISAAAHVRPDLYLKLFRYVRDGDMAHAATLFNGMKPLIRRLFSEPNPVAIKAALASLGLCAETVRRPLMPCTVSLRKEIDAQLEVTMAF from the coding sequence ATGAACACAGCCATCTTCGAAGGCGTGTGGATTCCACTCGTCACGCCCATGACCGGCGCCAATGGCGCGCAGATCGATCGCAATGCCTTTGCGCGTCTGGTCGACTACTACCTCGCTGCGGGAGTGAACGGCCTCGTCGTGGCCGGCACCACGGGCGAAGGCACCCTGCTGAACGACGACGAGCGTCGCTGGCTCGTCGAGACCGCCTGCCATCTCGCATATGGACATGCCCCGGTGGTAGCCGGGGTGGGCGCCGCCGACACGGCCAATGCTGCCCATCAGATCCGCAGCATCGAAGACCTGCCGCTTGCCGGGTATCTCGTGCCGCCGCCCTACTATCTGCGTCCGTCTCAAGAGGGCATTCTCTGGCATTACCGCACGCTGGCGGCGGGCACGCGCAAGCCGCTCGTGCTTTACAACGTGCCGCTGCGCACGGGGGTGACGCTTGGCGTGGATACGATCCGCGAGCTGGCATCGCACGACGCATTTGCCGCGATCAAAGAGTGTGATGCGCATCCGCTCTTACATCTGCCATCGCAGGTCACCATGCGGGTACTGTGCGGCGACGACATGCAATTGCTGCCCGCCCTGCAAGCGGGTGCTGCGGGGTGCATTTCGGCCGCGGCTCATGTGCGGCCCGACCTATATCTGAAGTTGTTTCGCTACGTACGCGACGGCGACATGGCCCACGCGGCAACGCTGTTCAACGGCATGAAGCCGCTCATTCGCCGGTTGTTCTCCGAGCCGAATCCGGTGGCGATCAAAGCGGCACTCGCCTCGCTGGGGCTCTGCGCGGAGACCGTCCGGCGTCCGCTCATGCCTTGTACGGTTTCGCTGCGCAAAGAGATCGACGCCCAACTCGAAGTGACCATGGCGTTCTGA